From one Gammaproteobacteria bacterium CG11_big_fil_rev_8_21_14_0_20_46_22 genomic stretch:
- the mreD gene encoding rod shape-determining protein MreD, whose protein sequence is MQRKPRLGFVWLTLFVAFMLSLVPLPAWVNWLRPDFVLLVLLFWSISLPYSVSVGYAFIAGLLLDLCYGTALGEHALAMIIPVYFACKFHKQFNMFPGLQQLFVILAFSLLYKIIVFTAQGILASAPASVLYWLAALVNIVLWPWLFRLLSDLKRRVDLE, encoded by the coding sequence ATGCAAAGAAAGCCTAGGCTGGGTTTTGTTTGGTTAACTTTGTTTGTGGCCTTTATGCTGTCTTTGGTGCCTTTGCCTGCTTGGGTTAATTGGTTGCGCCCGGATTTTGTTTTGCTGGTTTTGTTGTTTTGGTCAATATCACTGCCGTACTCTGTGTCAGTTGGTTATGCTTTTATTGCCGGTTTATTGCTGGATTTATGTTATGGCACTGCATTGGGCGAGCATGCGCTTGCGATGATTATACCCGTGTACTTTGCGTGCAAGTTTCATAAGCAATTTAATATGTTTCCAGGCCTGCAGCAGCTGTTTGTGATCTTGGCTTTTTCTTTGCTTTATAAAATTATCGTGTTCACCGCACAAGGTATTCTTGCGAGCGCGCCTGCGAGTGTGTTGTATTGGTTGGCAGCATTGGTCAATATTGTGCTTTGGCCTTGGCTATTTCGTTTACTATCCGATTTGAAGCGGCGGGTCGATCTTGAGTGA